The genome window TGGAATGGAGATGATGATTGTATCTCCTTGGATGTCATCCATTCTATTTAATAACCAAATAAGATCTGTTTTTGTTGTTCACAATCCTTGCAGCCTCAACAGGTATTTTACATATGTCAATAGTAATGGTAGAAAGCAAATTTATCTGTCTATTTATGATGTTAAGTGACAAATATTGGCATAGTGAAGAATTTTTGTAGTCTAGTATACTTTCATTACTTGGGGGATACAAACTACATAGCAGCACCATTATTTCATTTCCATAGGAAGTTACAAAATTAAAGATACAAGTTCCTCGGATAGTCATTTAGTTTATTTGAGCCACCAGATTCTGTAACCTTGAGTTAACCTGAATTGCTTGATCTCATGGATTTCATTTGATAAACAAAGCCCTGCTAATACTAGTTTGGGACTTGCATAATCTTAAATTATTCATCAGGTTAGATGAACTTGGGTTATTTAGGAATAACTAATGTCATGGCACTAGCTTTGGGAGTTCAATGTTAATCAGCAGCTTTTGTGATATTTTTTGTACTGTATGATGTTTTACATCATTGTGGTCAAACCTGACAGGCTTCCTCGCTTCATCCCTTACCGATACAACATTAAAAGGTCGACCTTTGGTTTAATTCAATGATCATGCcttgtttttcttttctattcAAAAAGAAAGGTCCTTCACGACTGCAACTAAAATATCAAGGTAAATACATTGACTACTCGGATATTTGATTACAAAAACTTTGCATCTTCCTCAATTACTGATGGAACTGGTGTTAATCTCAGAATTTGCAGAAATTGAAAATGTAAAGATATACTCTTACAATGAATTAAGGCATGCAACAGAAGATTTTAGTCTTGGCAATAAAATCGGTGAAGGTGGTTTTGGTTATGTATACAAGGTGACTAGCGTGTCTTGCACTTGATAATTTTCAACCAGCATAAGTGAACAATATTTTATCCTGTTCTTGATTGACTTCTATAGGGGAAGCTTAAAGATGGTTCGATTGTCGCTATAAAAGTGCTCTCCGCTGAGTCAAAACAAGGAGTACGAGAATTTTTGAATGAGCTTAAAGCCATATCCACTATTGCTCATGAGAATCTGGTTAAGATTTATGGTTGCTGTGTTGAGCAAGATCAGAGAATCTTAGTGTACAATTATGTTGAGAACAACAGCCTTGCACAAACACTTTTAGGTATATTCAACCTTGAAATAGTtttctaaatctttggtttgtcATGTAATTTGCAATGTACTGATTTCTACAGTAATTTAATTTAGTATTTTACTTGTTCTTGCCAATTATTAGGTAAGGGCTACAGTAACATTCAATTCACCTGGAGGATAAGAGCTAAGATATGCATTGGAGTTGCTCGGGGTCTTGCATTCCTACATGAGGAAGTTCAACCTCATATTATTCATCGGGATATAAAAGCCAGTAATGTTCTTCTCGATAAGGATCTGACTCCCAAGATTTCAGACTTTGGTTTGGCAAGGCTCTTGCCATCAAATATGACCCATATCAGTACTAGGGTTGCAGGGACAATGTGAGTTTCAGATCCCTAGACTTATTCTGTTAACTATGGCTATTGCACTCATGTTACCAGTCTTTAATTTTATTTCCTTTGATCTTTAATTGTAATGTAATTTCTAACATCGTCATCTAGAATGAAATGATGCAGTATCATCTGTGTTAAACATGCTATTTTGGTTATTTTGCATATAAGCTGACATGAGAATGATTGATTGAAGCTAATTGGAAGGCATATAAGGCCCATAAGTTTTTTATTTGTTCCTTTTATGgcatattttttattcttaattctctttcttCAACCAAGTTTCACTTCTTCCTGATTTTTTACTTCAATGTGCTTTATAGAGGCTACTTAGCACCTGAATATGCTCTAAGGGGGCAATTGACAAGGAGGGCAGATATTTACAGCTTTGGTGTTCTTCTATTAGAAATAGTCAGTGGCAGATCTAATGTAAACACAAGATTGCCATATGAAGATCAACTTCTGCTTGAAAGGGTAAAACATTTTTTATTTCCATCAATGTGCATTTCTTCATAGTTTTGGATGAtctaatctgtgatgttaagtttTTTTTATAGTGTCTTCTTCTTTTTGTCCTTCACTTTTCCTTTCTCCTTGTCTTGATTTCTTTACATGAGCATATACATATATTCTTTTCTTCTTCGAAGGATTTTCATGTTTTCCTGGAGAACTACAAGTAAATCACAATGTATCACTGCATTTGATGTGGAAAATGTTCTGATGTAGGTGTTTTTAAGTtggttcatcatatcatgactctaATGGTTCTGAAGTTCCATGTGTTTCCTGGAGAACTACAAGTAAATCACACTGTATCACTGCATTTGATGTGGCAAATGTTCTGATGTTGAAATAAACACTTGGTGTTTTTAAGTtggttcatcatatcatgactctaAGGGTCCTTATAAGAAGTCCTGATCAAAGCATGCTGTGATTTTTTCTGCATAAATTCTCATATCCTCATTCAAGCCGCAAACACATAAACAGAAAAACATTTTTCTGTTCAATTAACTTCCGAAATAATTGCACAAACTTCAGATATTACAAACTGTTTTGAGTATTGGTTTCAAATCTGCAAGCAGCTTGTTTTCTTGCTCATGCATTTGATACTATTGATGGAAGGTCCACCACAAATCCCTGATAACTGGCATGCTGAATTGTCCATATTGGCACTACTTAAACATCCCTGGTTTTCGAATACGGATTCTGATACTGCCTGATACGGCAATCTTTCCTGATTGAATAGTACTGATTTTTTTTCTAGTTTCAATTGGTTTTTCTTCTCTTATGATCATTCTAGATGATTAGTCAGGCCAACATAAACCTAGGAGCTGTTCTAAcacttcatgtttttttttttcaaataacttTGCAGACATGGGCACTATACGAGCGTGGAGAGCTGGAGCAGATAGTAGACACTTCCCTGAATGATGATTTTGATGCTGAGGAGGCATGCAAGTACTTGAAAGTTGGCCTTCTGTGCACACAAGACAACCCAAAATTACGTCCCGCAATGTCTGCTGTCGTCATGATGCTGATCGGCGAGAAGGATGTCAGCGAGCAGATCATGAAGCCTGGGTTAATATCAGACTTCATGGACCTGAAAATTAAACACCAAAAGGTGAGTGAAGACTTCATGGACAAGAAAATTAAACACCAGAAGATGAGTGTAAACATGTTCCCTGCTTCTACTTCACTGGAGGCATCGACTGTGTCATCAATGATGACGACAAACATGTCAGTGACCTTCACTTCTACAGCTGATCATGCCTGAGGCAAAGTGATGTATGGCCTTGTGGATTGGCACTGTGATACAAATTTGTTATTCCATTTGCTGCAATATATATGGGTTCTATCTAAAATCAGCTTGCTATCAGAGTGAGTTTGGTTGAGGAGATATCTAAGAAACTTGAGTCTTAAATTTTTGATATATTAGCTGAGTACATCTGCTTCTCTCTGAAACGAGTTTAGGGATACCAAAGTTTCCGCAAATAATCCACTAAATATTTACATTTGATATGGTTACTATTGTCAGTCAATCATGATTCCACACCTGGAGTCTAAGTCTACCATATCAGCACAATATCGAAGATGTTCTTTGCTGAAATTCTATTCTAATACAAAGATCATCACTTTTTAAGCTTGTATTTTCTATTATAGATACAGATGCGGTACTATAAATAAAGGTCTTTTTTTAGTATCATAAGTTAGATCGAATATTTTGAATCCTCCTTGATCTATGTTACTTAGCTCGAATCAAGATTAACTTGAGCGTCGAAGAACTCGTCGCAATTCGAGTCATATGATACGCTCAGGTCATAAATCCTAATCGAACATCTTAGATTGAacaatttgatcaaataatttttttgaacttcTGGAATCACATCTAAATCGCAAAAACACAAACCAAGTCATATGAACTTCATCTTATTAAGTTAGTTGATTGTCTAAATCTTTAGGTAATTTGGTCTGCAGAAGAACTCAAACCAAACCAAATAGGGTTTCACCAGTTTGATATATTGTATTGGTTTGGC of Musa acuminata AAA Group cultivar baxijiao chromosome BXJ1-7, Cavendish_Baxijiao_AAA, whole genome shotgun sequence contains these proteins:
- the LOC135586437 gene encoding cold-responsive protein kinase 1-like, which produces MIMPCFSFLFKKKGPSRLQLKYQEFAEIENVKIYSYNELRHATEDFSLGNKIGEGGFGYVYKGKLKDGSIVAIKVLSAESKQGVREFLNELKAISTIAHENLVKIYGCCVEQDQRILVYNYVENNSLAQTLLGKGYSNIQFTWRIRAKICIGVARGLAFLHEEVQPHIIHRDIKASNVLLDKDLTPKISDFGLARLLPSNMTHISTRVAGTIGYLAPEYALRGQLTRRADIYSFGVLLLEIVSGRSNVNTRLPYEDQLLLERTWALYERGELEQIVDTSLNDDFDAEEACKYLKVGLLCTQDNPKLRPAMSAVVMMLIGEKDVSEQIMKPGLISDFMDLKIKHQKVSEDFMDKKIKHQKMSVNMFPASTSLEASTVSSMMTTNMSVTFTSTADHA